One Mangifera indica cultivar Alphonso chromosome 4, CATAS_Mindica_2.1, whole genome shotgun sequence genomic region harbors:
- the LOC123215108 gene encoding ACT domain-containing protein ACR4-like, which produces MDCWTSSVSVDDEFEKLVLRVNPPRVTVDNTSSREATLIKVDSANKRGSLLEVVQVLNDMNLIIRRAYISSDGEWFMDVFHVTDQHGNKLSEDVVAERIQQSLGRRARSFRSLRRSVGVQAAPEHTTIELTGRDRPGLLSEVFAVLADLKCNVVAAEVWTHNSRMASVVYITSEATGLPIDDLDTLAKIKQLLLYVLKGDRDKQSANTAVSVGSTHKERRLHQMLYADRDYDMNDTSGSARERCKPLVTVENVSDKGYTVVNLRCPDRPKLLFDTVCTLTDMQYVVYHATVIAEGPEASQEYYIRHMDGNPISSEAERQRVVNCLEAAIKRRASEGISLELCCEDRVGLLSDVTRIFRENGLSVTRAEVTTRGSQAVNVFYVIDTSGNPVKSETIEAVRQEIGQTILHVKDIAYSKSPPQESGRFSLGYLFRSRSEKFLYNLGLIKSRS; this is translated from the exons ATGGATTGCTGGACTTCATCTGTTAGCGTTGATGATGAGTTTGAGAAGCTTGTGCTACGAGTGAACCCTCCAAG GGTCACTGTTGATAACACCTCAAGCAGAGAGGCTACTCTGATAAAG GTTGATAGTGCAAATAAGCGTGGAAGTTTGTTAGAAGTTGTTCAGGTTTTGAATGATATGAATCTCATAATTCGTCGAGCTTACATTTCTTCAGATGGAGAGTGGTTCATGGATG TCTTTCATGTTACAGATCAGCATGGAAACAAACTCTCTGAAGATGTTGTGGCTGAAAGAATTCAACAG TCACTGGGACGAAGGGCTCGAAGCTTCCGATCCTTAAGAAGGTCTGTGGGTGTTCAAGCTGCCCCAGAGCACACAACCATAGAACTGACAGGGAGAGATCGGCCAGGTCTGCTTTCAGAGGTTTTTGCTGTTCTTGCTGACCTCAAATGTAATGTGGTAGCTGCAGAAGTCTGGACCCATAATTCTAGAATGGCATCAGTGGTTTATATTACTAGTGAAGCTACTGGACTGCCAATTGACGATCTTGATACACTTGCTAAAATCAAACAGCTTCTTTTATATGTTCTCAAAGGGGATAGAGATAAGCAGAGTGCCAATACGGCTGTTTCTGTGGGTTCCACTCATAAGGAAAGGAGGCTGCATCAAATGTTGTATGCTGATCGTGATTATGATATGAATGATACTAGTGGGTCAGCACGTGAGCGATGCAAACCTCTTGTTACTGTTGAAAATGTCTCAGACAAGGGATATACTGTTGTGAACTTGAGGTGCCCAGACCGCCCTAAACTACTGTTTGATACAGTTTGCACATTGACGGATATGCAATATGTGGTGTACCATGCAACTGTCATAGCTGAAGGACCAGAGGCATCCCAG GAATATTACATCAGGCATATGGATGGGAACCCTATTAGTTCTGAAGCAGAGAGACAAAGGGTAGTAAATTGCTTGGAGGCTGCAATCAAGAGGCGAGCTTCTGAG GGTATAAGTCTAGAACTTTGTTGTGAAGACAGAGTTGGCCTTCTGTCTGATGTTACTCGCATATTTAGAGAAAACGGTCTTTCAGTCACCAGAGCTGAGGTTACTACCAGGGGTTCCCAAGCTGTAAATGTTTTCTATGTCATTGATACATCAGGAAATCCTGTGAAGAGCGAAACAATTGAAGCAGTTCGTCAAGAGATTGGTCAGACTATACTACATGTGAAGGATATAGCGTACTCTAAATCTCCACCCCAGGAGAGTGGAAGATTCTCCCTGGGTTATCTCTTCCGAAGTAGGTCAGAGAAGTTCCTCTACAACTTGGGTTTGATTAAGTCACGTTCGTGA